Part of the Ignavibacteria bacterium genome is shown below.
TCTTGGCGGTCCCCAGTTTCCTCTTACACTGATTCTTTCCTGCCAGTATTCTCTGAAGAATGCATTTGTCTCATATCTTGATGCACCTGTAGGAGTCTGTAAGAATCCGTTATCATTCGGAGTTCCGGTTGACGGATATACCGCATTAATAATCTCACTGTTAAGCAAATTAATTACATAAATATTGAAGTTTAAGCTTGTCTTCCATATATCAACCGTCTTATCTATTCTTAAGTCAACTCTGTATCTCCAGTCTGTATATACTTCATTCTTTGATGAAAGAGGAAGCTCTCCCACACCCGTTCCCGTTGCCGAGGTTGACGGCTGTTTTCTCTGGTATGGTCTGCCGCTGTTGAACGTAAAGAGAACATTTATACCAAAGTTTTTCAATATTTCACCTGCAAAGCCCTTTGGAACGTCAGTTGAACCAAATCTGTAATCCATATTCAAACTTCCTGTATGTCTCTGGTCATAGTCAAGAGGATATACAAATCTTGGAAGTGTCTGTCCCGTTGTCGGGTCAAGATTGTTTGCAAGAAGGAACTTTGAGTTAAAGTCCGAACCTGTTCCGCTTGAGAATGCAAGTGTATATGCAAGGTCAACTGCAAGACGATTGTATCTTCTCATTGACAGATAAAAGTCCATTCCTCTTGCTATTGCAAAGTCATTATTTAAATATGTAGCAAAACCGTTAGGAATCCTGTTTGCAGGTCCTTCAACTCTCCCTGCTCCGATAAGGTCTGTTGATTCTTTATAAAATGCAGTTATTCCCATGTCAATGTAATCACCTGCCTGATGTTTTACACCAATTTCATATTGTGTAACTTTTGTTGGCTGAAGTGATGAGTTCTCTACAACATCTTGTAATGATGTAGATAGGAATCTTCTTAAAGTCTCTTTTGATACATAAAGAAGATTTAACTGAGGCATCTGAATCATCTTTCCGTATTGCGCGACAAATATTGTTCTGTCGGTAACTGGGAATGAAAATCCGAGCCTTGGCGATACTTCAACCGTTGCTTTTGATTGTGTGAAGTCATCAGGTGATGCAATCTCACCGTCAGGACCCATTACGTCATATGTAATGTCTTTTAATACTTCATCGTTTACATCAAGAAAATCTATTCTCAGACCGCCGTTGAAATTAAAGTCTGAGAAACTGACTTTGTCTCTGATATAAAAACCACCTGTTAACGGATGTTTCTCCTGAGTGCCGTCTGTTTCTGTGCCGGTTGCAATTACCGTTCCCGTTGGAGCGTCTGTTATAGCATAGCCATAAGTGTTCAAAGATGCCTGGTTAGTACCCCACCATCGGTCTCTTGCATCAACTGTTAAGTCAGCAAGCGGAGAAGGTGTAACCTGCATTTTTTTCAAAGTATTATATTTATATTCAGCACCGAATTTTATTTCATGGTCACCATAACTCTTTGTAAGAATTGCCCATGTAGCATCCATTTTACCGCCGATATAGCTTATGTCAAGTTTTTGATAAAGATTTCTGATTGTTCCTTTATAATTGAATAAAGAAGCAAGGTTTGGATCGGCAGCTCCACCGGAACCCTGGACTGTTGCAGCCGGGTTATAATTTGTGTCGCCATATAAATAGACATTGTCCCCGAATAACGGGTCAAATTCCTCGTTATAATATTTATAGTAAGAACCTTGTAACTCATAAAAGAACTTATTAGAAACATTATGAATAAATCTTCCGAAGAATTGATAATCATCATTAACCTGAACGCCATTTCTGTCTGAATTAGTTGACATCAACCCTGTTACCGGGTCAACGGCAATAACATTAGCTGTAGAAAATGCGCGTTGTCTTGAATTAAAAATAGATGCACCAAATCTTAAGTCAATTGGAATTTTTGAATCTTTGATTTCTGAAAGATTAAAATTTAATCTGCCGTTATATGAATATGAAGAAAAATCATCATCATTAACTACGCCGCCCGGATATAATTTTTGGAGATTATTAAATGCCCATGACGGACCGTTTATTCTTTGGAATACTCTTTCAAAACTTCCGTAAAAATTAACAACTCTTGCTAAATCCTTTGTCGGGATCAATGGACCGCCCAGTGTAACATTATATAAATTATAACCTTGTTTTCTGGTATTGCCCATTTTGGTAATGAGCTCATCTGTAATGGCTTCCACAGATCCAGTGAATCTGTCAGTTCCACCTTTGGTAGATACATTGATAACTCCTGAAAGAACGTTACCGTATTCCGCACCAAAACCTCCGGTTAAAACTGAAATTTCCTGTAAAAGAGAATTTGGTACATTTGCTCTGTTTGTTCCGTCAAGAGGATTGGTTGTCTGAACACCATCAACAATAACGATTGTTTCATTTGTTCTACCACCTCTGACGTTAATAGCGCCGCCGCGCTCATCCTGAACTACACCGGCGGTTTTGGAAACTATGTTATTAATTCCCCTAATACCGCTGTTATCAATCTGGTCTGATGTAACAATTCTTCCTGATTGTTCTACATCAATACCTTTTCTCGGTGCCTCAACAACAATTTCCTCAGTTGTTATTCCTGAAGTAAACTGAAAATTTACTTCACTTCTCTGGTCAACTGAAACCCTAACTCCGGTTTGTTTGACCGCAGTATAACCAACATAGGATGCTTCAACATTATAAGTACCGACATCGACATTAAGAATTATATATTTTCCTTCATCATCGGTTATTGCACCGGAATTTGTTC
Proteins encoded:
- a CDS encoding TonB-dependent receptor, producing MRDNTFYKIISLFIFSLLFIPSISFAQSTGSIGGTVLDENSVPLPGASVRIEGTNSGAITDDEGKYIILNVDVGTYNVEASYVGYTAVKQTGVRVSVDQRSEVNFQFTSGITTEEIVVEAPRKGIDVEQSGRIVTSDQIDNSGIRGINNIVSKTAGVVQDERGGAINVRGGRTNETIVIVDGVQTTNPLDGTNRANVPNSLLQEISVLTGGFGAEYGNVLSGVINVSTKGGTDRFTGSVEAITDELITKMGNTRKQGYNLYNVTLGGPLIPTKDLARVVNFYGSFERVFQRINGPSWAFNNLQKLYPGGVVNDDDFSSYSYNGRLNFNLSEIKDSKIPIDLRFGASIFNSRQRAFSTANVIAVDPVTGLMSTNSDRNGVQVNDDYQFFGRFIHNVSNKFFYELQGSYYKYYNEEFDPLFGDNVYLYGDTNYNPAATVQGSGGAADPNLASLFNYKGTIRNLYQKLDISYIGGKMDATWAILTKSYGDHEIKFGAEYKYNTLKKMQVTPSPLADLTVDARDRWWGTNQASLNTYGYAITDAPTGTVIATGTETDGTQEKHPLTGGFYIRDKVSFSDFNFNGGLRIDFLDVNDEVLKDITYDVMGPDGEIASPDDFTQSKATVEVSPRLGFSFPVTDRTIFVAQYGKMIQMPQLNLLYVSKETLRRFLSTSLQDVVENSSLQPTKVTQYEIGVKHQAGDYIDMGITAFYKESTDLIGAGRVEGPANRIPNGFATYLNNDFAIARGMDFYLSMRRYNRLAVDLAYTLAFSSGTGSDFNSKFLLANNLDPTTGQTLPRFVYPLDYDQRHTGSLNMDYRFGSTDVPKGFAGEILKNFGINVLFTFNSGRPYQRKQPSTSATGTGVGELPLSSKNEVYTDWRYRVDLRIDKTVDIWKTSLNFNIYVINLLNSEIINAVYPSTGTPNDNGFLQTPTGASRYETNAFFREYWQERISVRGNWGPPR